From the Dehalococcoidia bacterium genome, the window GGAAAGCCCCAGACCTTCGCCAGCAGCTCGTCCACCGGCACGATGCGACCACGGCGGCGGGCCAGGTACTCCAGCAACGCTGCCTCGGTGGCCGTCAGGGGCACCGAGCCGCCGCTACCGCGCAACTCCCGCGACGGGCGATGCAGGTACGCCGCCCCCATGAGCACGGACTCGCCCTCGCTCTTCTGCAGCAGGCGTGCGACCTCCTGGGCCACCTGCTGGCCCGTGCAGGGCCGCACCATCACCCCGTCCAGGCCCTGCCGTCGCGGCACCGCCCCGGGCGACCAGCGCTCCTCCAGGGTGGCCAGGAAAAGGACGGGCACCGATGGCTGCTCTTCTTCCAGCAGCTCCATCAGCTCCTGGAGATAGGACAGGCCCAGGTCGGTGGAGAGGACGACGGCGTCAGCCCGCAGGGAAAGGATGGCGCGGCGAGCGGCGGGGCCGTCGCGGACCGTCACCGCCTCATGGCCACGGGGGGAGAGAGCCGCCGAGACGGCCTGCCGCAGCGACTCGTCCTGAGCGGCCACCAGCACCGTGACCATCAGCGTATCGACTCCAGCTCAAAAATATGCGTGCCATTATCATAACGCACTATAGGCCTTTGTGGTGTATCACCTATCCAGACAACCTGTCTGTGCCCTCCACTGCGGGCCTCCACTCGCCAGGCCTGGAAGGTGCCAGCGGGCACCACTACCGGCTCAACGGTGACGACCTCCAGGACCATGAGGGCATGCCCGGGCTTGCGCAGCAGGCAGGTGCCCATGTCGCTGTAGGCGCCGCGATACGTCCGGTCCAGGGGCAAAGCCCGCCAGAGGAACACATCGGCCCAGGAGTCGTAGCTGTGGGGCGGCAGGGCCAGCTCGTCGGTGCGCGATTCCCCTTCCGATTCCTGGCGCACCACTACCCGGTCGGATCCATACTGGGCCTGGCAGCGGCGCTCTCCTTCCCCCTCGCGGGCGATGACGCGCTCGACGCTGCGAGGCTTGAGGGTGGCAGCATCCACCGTCACCGTCACCGTGTCGCGCAGGGGCTGGTCGGCCGAGCGGAAGTCCTGAGTGAGCACGTAGGCGTCCCCGCGGCGCTCCACCTGAAGGACGGCGCTGCCGCTGAGCCTGTCGCCCCGCAGAATGCGGTACTGGGCCACCTCTCGCTCCCCCCAGGGCACCTGCG encodes:
- a CDS encoding response regulator transcription factor, which encodes MVTVLVAAQDESLRQAVSAALSPRGHEAVTVRDGPAARRAILSLRADAVVLSTDLGLSYLQELMELLEEEQPSVPVLFLATLEERWSPGAVPRRQGLDGVMVRPCTGQQVAQEVARLLQKSEGESVLMGAAYLHRPSRELRGSGGSVPLTATEAALLEYLARRRGRIVPVDELLAKVWGFPQGEGPAGTVRAHIRNLRAKLRLASGSEVRIRTVHRQGYVLD
- a CDS encoding DUF3108 domain-containing protein gives rise to the protein MPLLTKRLLGWTAPVLLLALVACAGQGEAQPQLPPADVPAQVPWGEREVAQYRILRGDRLSGSAVLQVERRGDAYVLTQDFRSADQPLRDTVTVTVDAATLKPRSVERVIAREGEGERRCQAQYGSDRVVVRQESEGESRTDELALPPHSYDSWADVFLWRALPLDRTYRGAYSDMGTCLLRKPGHALMVLEVVTVEPVVVPAGTFQAWRVEARSGGHRQVVWIGDTPQRPIVRYDNGTHIFELESIR